One genomic window of Nicotiana sylvestris chromosome 10, ASM39365v2, whole genome shotgun sequence includes the following:
- the LOC138879829 gene encoding uncharacterized protein has protein sequence MARYEALYRRQCHSLVGWFDSGEARLLGTNFVRDALEKVKLIQDRLRTTQFRQKSYADRKVSDVAYMVGEKVFLRFLPMKGVMRFGKKGKLSPWCIGPFEVLERVGEVAYRLALPHTLSGVHPVFHVPMFQMYSSDLSHVLDFSTVQLEGDLTYDMESVSILDWQVRKLRSKNIASMKVQWKGQLVEEATWETDQEMQSRYSHLFETPCMILDLFEDERLFKRGM, from the coding sequence atggctcgtTATGAGGCCTTATATAGGAGGCAGTGTcattctctagttggttggtttgattcaggagaggctaggttgttgggcactAATTTTGTTCGggatgccttggagaaagtcaagttgattcaggataggcttcgtacaacacaaTTTAGGCAGAAGAGTTACGCTGATCGGAAGGTTAGTGATGTTGCAtatatggtgggtgagaaggtgTTTCTCAGatttttgcccatgaagggtgtgatgaggttcgggaagaagggcaagttgagcccttggTGTATTGGACCCTTTGAGGTGCTTGAGAGAGTTGGGgaggtggcctacagacttgcattgccacatACACTATCGGGTGTTCACCCAGTATTTCATGTCCCTATGTTTCAGATGTATAGTAGTGATCTGTCACATGTGTTGgacttcagcacagttcagttagaaggggatttgacttatgatatggagtcGGTGTCCATATTGGACTggcaggttcggaagttgaggtcaaagaatatagcgTCAATGAAGGTGCAATGGAAAGGTCAGCTGGTCGAAGAGGCTACATGGGAGACTGATCAGGAGATGCAAAGCAGATAttcacacctatttgagactccatgtatgattctagacctgttcgaggatgaacgtttgtttaagaggggaatgtaa